The Polaribacter sp. Q13 sequence GTAAAGAAGCTCTTAGTAAAATAGGTAATTACGGTAAATATGCAGCTTTAACAGCATTAGGTACCTATATGATTTTAAATCCACAGAAAGCACAAGCTCAGTCACCTCCAAGTGATGTTAATCCTGCAGGTGGTTTCTAAGAGAAAGAAATATTGCTTATTATTTAAAAACCGTTACATATTTATGTAGCGGTTTTTATGCTTTAAAACCTTCATTTTACGTTCGCATACGTTAAATATATCTACAGATACAATTATACAATTTTAAATCACTTACTTTATAGTAAGTTTAAAACTTACTATAAATGAATCAAAATATAAAAAAATATTTATTGGTGGTTACTGTGTTGTTCATCAGTTTTAACTGTTCCTCAAATAAAGTTCCTACAACTAAAAATAATAAAGCAATAGTAAATATAGAAACCGATTTCACCATTTTAAAAGTAAGAACAGCTATTGATAATGGAAGTTCTTATATTGTAGCAAGTAGTTACGAAGGTACTTTAATTGGTGTGTCTTACACCGGAAAAACACTTTGGAAAAACACGTTATCTGGTTATATGAATCATGATATTTGGATACGTGATTTAGATAATGATGGTACAGATGAAATATTAGCAGCAAATGCAGATGGTACTGTGTATTGTTTAGATTCAAAAGGACAATTATTGTGGAAGTTTAAAAAGAACAGTGCACCAATGTATGCCGTTACTGCCATTAAAAAAGACAATAACATGTATGTAGTTGCTGGTGGTTTAGATAAAAGTATCTATTATTTAGATACAAAAGGGAAACTTATAAAAGAGATTAAATCAGAAACATACTCCATCGAAAAATCAAGAAAAAGTAAGGGAGAGAGAGTTCCAGAAAAAAGTGAAAGTGCTGCTAATTTTATCAGAACTATTCAGAATAAAGATAACACAGAAACATTGGTGGTTTTAGGCACAAATAATCACATGAATGTTGTGGGAACTTTATACTTTTTTAAACCTTTAGGAGATTTACCTTTTAAGAAAATGCCTATTAAAGCAGGTAAAAATATAAAAGGTAAATTAAGAATTAGACCCATTGGAGATTTTAAAGTGGTTGACATCAATAATGATGGAAACAAAGAAATTCTTTTAGGAGCCTCTGCACATGCTAATGATTTGTTAGTATCTACCTATAGTATTTTAAAAGATGAATTTAGTTTTAATAGGATAAAAAAAGTATCCTTTGGGTATGATATTGCGCATTCTGAAATTATCAAACAAAACGGAGAAAACACGTATCTAACAAGAGTAGGGAATCAAATACATTTATATAAAGCCAATTCTTTAGAAAAAGATGTAGAAAGATTGGTTGGTAAATATGCGTATAATGATTTATGGAAAGATCCTAAAACGAATAAAATAATTTTAGCAAGTGCACAAAGTGGAGGTAGCGAAATTCATATTATTGATACAAGTGTTAAAAGCTGGAAAAAAGAGTTCGAGAATTTAGAACCGAATGGAAAAATAGCTTCAATTTTAAAGAACACAAAGGCAATTAGAGAAGATTTAAAAAATTACACAAAACCTAGTTTTGAAAATAAATCGCAACGTGTTTATTTTATGACGGAAAAGGTGCCAAATAATTTATTAGGTTTAAAAAATAAGATTTCAAATAACTACGATTCTCCAATATTTTTGAATTCTATGTATTTAAGAAATGTAGAAAAATGGGATAGATCTAAAGTGACCAACGAGAAATATAAAAAATCTAGAGATAGAAGAAAAAAATATACTTTAACACAAAAGGAGTCTATAGATTTAATTACGAAAGGGTATGAAGGTGAACCAGGTATTGCTTATTGGGCAGGTCATGGTAACGATCCTTATATGTTTCAATTAAGTACTACAGAAGCTATTATTGATAAAGCAAATGGAAAAAAGACGGTTTTAATTTATCCGGAGATGGAGGATCATTCAGAAAATTTAACTTTTTTGGTAAATGATTTAGCGTATCCTTTAGCCGAATATGCAAAAGGTAAAAATACCACCATATTTTTAAGGTCTAAACATGTTTCTTGGTTGGGTAGTAATTATCAAAAACCTTGGGCAAGGTTAATGTCGGGCGAATTTGCAGATGTTTTTGTGCCTTCTATGGAAGAAACTACAGACAAATCTATGGAACTTAGTTTGGCAGGTAGAACGGGAATGTGGGCAAGTGGCGCGGTAAATTCTTGGGGAACACGCTCTGTTCCAGATAACACTTCTTTTGATAGAGCAAGACAATTAGGCTACCAAAGATTGCCAAATCATTTTTTAAGAATGTTAATTTTTCATACCTCAAACGGAGCGCAATTCATCAATAATTTTGCCGTAGATCAAGATTATTTAAGTGTCTATTGGGAGTTGATTGCAAAAGGAGCTTTGTATGTGCCAAAGAGAAACGAGATTTTAAGTTTTTCTCCCGTTCATGTAAGTATGAAAGCACCCGATCATCATTTTTTAGATGATGGATCTAACGTAAAATGGAATGTTTTTTATGATGAAGAATTTGAGAAAAACAATCCTTTTGTGATGAGTAGATTAAATGGTTCTTGGCCAGCTGCTCCGGTTACAGATTGGGATTTTTCTAGATATGCAGCAGGTGTAAAAGAAAGAAGATTAAATTTCTTGGCTCCTTACCAAAATGGATTGGTAATGATTACACCTCCACAAAATGGTGTTTTTGCAGATAAAAATGCACCAAGAGGTAAGTTGGTAGATCATTTACATCCGTTGTATAAAAATATCATGAAAGAATATATTACTGATGGACGTAATTATTATTCAGCAGACGGAAAACAAACTTTTAAAGCAGATGAATATTACAAAGTAATAGAAAAAGATATAAAGGAAAGTGCTAAAAAGTTACCAATAACTGTTGGTGGTGATGTGGCTTGGGTAGTTGCACAAGTTTCTCCAAAACACCTAAGATTAACAATTTTAGATAACGGATATATCAATCCAGAACAAAGTACAGCAATTGTGAATTTTAATCACATCAAAATAAAAAAGTTGACAGATGTTTTGAGTAAAGAAGAATTTAAGGTAGAAAATTCACAGACAAAAATAAATATTCCTCTAGGGAGTTTTCGATTTATAGATGTAGAGTTAATTGAAGCGTTGTAGAAAGAAATTATTGACAGATACAAGAAATGTATCAGCAAAAACAAAGAGAACAGTAATCCTTATGAACTTTACATAAGCATAATGGAGTACTCAAAAGAAGAGGGTCTGTTTTTTAAAATGATGATAATTATACCAATTTGTGCAATACTCTTTGTGGTTATAAACAGATAACGATGCTAATTTTTATACGTTGTAGGAGGAACTTTAACAATACCTTTGGGTAATTTTTCTTTTGGTTGTGTTAAAATAGAGTTAGCAAAATTACCTTCAGAAATATACCTTGTGAAGGTTTTGGCAGGTGATGAATTTCTGATAAAAAATAATAATTAACTAAAATAGTTGTGTTTCTGCAAGGCTTCTAAAATCTTGTTAGCTAATGCAAAGAACATAAATTAACAAGGTTAAAAAAGAGAAACCTTTAAGATTTTAAATTATCTAAAATAAATTTAATATTCATATAAAAATGAAATCATACCTACCAAAATTACTATTTGTAATGATTGCAATAACCATTGTTGGTTGTTCAGACAAACAAAAAGAAGTAGCTCAGGTTACAAAGAGCAACCAACCAAACATTATTTTATTTGTTGCCGATGATCATGGAACAGATGCCATTGGTGCGTATGGAAATCCAGTGATTAAAACACCCAATTTAGATCAATTAGCAGCAGAAGGCGTAAAGTTTACAAACGCCTATTGTACTAGTGCAAGTTGTGCCGCAAGTAGATCTGTAATTTTATCAGGGAAATTTGGTCACGCCACAGGTTCTTATGGGCATGTGCACGATTACCATCATTTTAGTACCTATGATACGGAAACCTCTTTGCCAATCATTATGGAAAAAGCAGGTTATGAAACTGCAAGAATTGGTAAATACCACGTAGCTCCAGAAAAAGTGTATCACTTTAACCAGGTTTTAGAAGCAGATCCTAGAAATACCGTTGAAATGGCAGATGCCTGTGCAGATGTATTAAAATCTGACAAACCATTTTTCTTATATTTCTGTACAGATGATCCTCACAGAGGATATCCTTTTGAACCAGAACAATGGGATACGCCTAATAGTTTTGGAAATAAAAAAGAAGGCTATAAAGATGTAGAAACTGTAATTTATAATCCAAAAGATGTTCTAGTACCATCTTTTTTACCAGACACAAAACAAACAAGAGAAGAAATTGCGCAGTATTACCAAAGTATTTCTAGAATAGATCAAGGTTTCGGAAAATTGATGAAAATGTTACAAGCTACCGGTAAAGCAGACAATACCATTGTAATTTATATTTCTGATAATGGAATGGCTTTTCCAGGAGCAAAAACAACAGTTTATGAGCCAGGTATTAAGTTACCATGTATTATTAAAGATCCATTAAAAAATATAAAAGGGGCAACAAACAATGCCATGATTTCTTGGGTAGATTTAACGCCGACTATTTTAGATATGGCAAAAATTGATTACAAGAAAGAAGATTTTCATGGTAAGTCATTCAATTCAATTTTAGAAAAAACAAATCCAAAAGGTTGGGATGAAGTGTATGCATCGCACACATTTCATGAAATAACCATGTATTACCCAATGAGAGTGGTAAGAAATAAAAATTACAAATTAATTTGGAATATTGCTTGGCGATTAGAATATCCTTTCGCGTCTGATTTATGGGCATCTTCTACTTGGCAAAGTATTTACAGAAATGATATTGAAAATTTTGGACCAAGAAAAGTACAAGATTTTCTTTTTAGACCCGAGTTTGAATTGTACGATTTAGAGAAAGACCCAGATGAGTTAAATAATTTAGCAACAAATAAGGAATTCGAAAAAACTTTAGAATCTATGAAAATTAAGTTGAAAAAATTTCAGAAAGATACTTCAGATCCATGGATGATTATGTGGGGGCATGATGCATCTTTACAAGGGTCTGGAGTTAATTTATAAAATAAATACATGAAAAATACAGTATTAAAAGGCATTACCATTTTAATTTTTATAATTACAATTGGTTGTAACGCTACAGAAATTATCAACATAAAACATGCCGAAGGAGATATGACTTTGGTAGTAAGAGAAGCTATTGAAGGAGCAAAAACTAAAGACATAAAATTAGTATTTGAAAAAGGAAATTACTTTTTTAAAACCGATTATGCCGTTGGTAAATTCATGTATATTACAAACCACGGAAATGGTTTTAAAAAAATAATTTTCAATTTTGAAGGATTTAATTCTGTAGAAATAGAAGGTAATAATTCAGAATTTATTTTTAGAGGTCAGACTTTACCATTTGTTTTTGATGGATTACATAAAGTTGATGTTAAAAATGTAACGATCGATTGGGACATTCCCTTTTCTTTTCAAGGTGATGTTACAGCAGTAAATGAAAA is a genomic window containing:
- a CDS encoding sulfatase, which encodes MKSYLPKLLFVMIAITIVGCSDKQKEVAQVTKSNQPNIILFVADDHGTDAIGAYGNPVIKTPNLDQLAAEGVKFTNAYCTSASCAASRSVILSGKFGHATGSYGHVHDYHHFSTYDTETSLPIIMEKAGYETARIGKYHVAPEKVYHFNQVLEADPRNTVEMADACADVLKSDKPFFLYFCTDDPHRGYPFEPEQWDTPNSFGNKKEGYKDVETVIYNPKDVLVPSFLPDTKQTREEIAQYYQSISRIDQGFGKLMKMLQATGKADNTIVIYISDNGMAFPGAKTTVYEPGIKLPCIIKDPLKNIKGATNNAMISWVDLTPTILDMAKIDYKKEDFHGKSFNSILEKTNPKGWDEVYASHTFHEITMYYPMRVVRNKNYKLIWNIAWRLEYPFASDLWASSTWQSIYRNDIENFGPRKVQDFLFRPEFELYDLEKDPDELNNLATNKEFEKTLESMKIKLKKFQKDTSDPWMIMWGHDASLQGSGVNL